One Deinococcus grandis DNA window includes the following coding sequences:
- a CDS encoding ABC transporter ATP-binding protein yields MTKQGAPAVPAIEVRGLYKTYGSNAVLEDVHLTVKPGEVYALTGPNGAGKTTLIRTMTGLAFPSDGEVRLLGRDVHTDGQRARAYLGAVVEAPAKFYPQFTGTQNLQIHANLSAMAPGGRRISRDRIREVLALLELTRMADRRVGEYSLGQRQRLGVASAMLAEPKVLILDEPTSGLDPLGIGLIHRIVTSLATSGCAVVLSTHHLREIATYAHTVGILTGGRLVDTVDLRARQAAYRFRVDDPVGAAAVLERLPFVRRVSTRTPYAIAHLGGESRVPDALSHLHGEGIRVFEASPDHFDLYEYYRERVEQA; encoded by the coding sequence GTGACGAAGCAAGGCGCGCCAGCCGTCCCGGCCATCGAGGTCCGGGGGCTGTACAAGACATACGGTTCGAACGCCGTCCTGGAGGACGTGCACCTGACCGTGAAACCCGGAGAGGTATACGCCCTGACCGGCCCCAACGGCGCCGGGAAGACCACCCTGATCCGCACCATGACCGGCCTCGCCTTCCCCTCGGACGGCGAGGTCCGGCTGCTGGGGCGTGACGTGCACACCGACGGCCAGCGGGCCCGCGCGTACCTGGGCGCCGTCGTGGAAGCCCCCGCGAAGTTCTACCCGCAGTTCACCGGCACGCAGAACCTGCAGATCCACGCGAACCTGTCCGCGATGGCCCCGGGCGGGCGCCGCATCAGCCGCGACCGCATCCGCGAGGTGCTGGCCCTGCTGGAACTGACCCGCATGGCCGACCGCCGAGTCGGCGAGTACTCTCTGGGGCAGCGGCAGCGGCTGGGCGTGGCGAGCGCCATGCTGGCCGAACCGAAGGTCCTGATCCTGGACGAACCCACCAGCGGCCTGGATCCCCTCGGCATCGGGCTGATCCACCGGATCGTGACCAGCCTCGCCACGAGCGGCTGCGCGGTCGTCCTGAGCACGCACCACCTGCGCGAGATCGCCACGTACGCACACACGGTCGGCATCCTGACCGGCGGGCGACTGGTGGACACCGTGGACCTGCGCGCTCGGCAGGCCGCGTACCGCTTCCGGGTGGACGACCCGGTCGGCGCGGCCGCCGTGCTCGAACGCCTGCCGTTCGTGCGGCGCGTGAGCACCCGCACGCCGTACGCGATCGCGCACCTGGGCGGCGAGTCGCGCGTGCCGGACGCCCTGTCGCACCTGCATGGCGAGGGCATCCGCGTGTTCGAGGCCAGCCCCGACCACTTCGACCTGTACGAGTACTACCGCGAACGCGTGGAGCAAGCATGA
- a CDS encoding superoxide dismutase family protein → MRLTSGRLNAGQRTLITAALLGSAALTGTGLAGGATQPVPAPASTPLKATAALRDTAGQVLGTATLEQQGAGVRITVNVTGLKPGQHGMHVHEYGRCTPGVDAATNTVVAFGGAGGHFDPGMSRNHDDPQADNHAGHGGDLPMLTVGADGTGRMTVVTTKVSLTGMTGVLNRSLVIHAQPDDYRSDPAGLTGARERCGVITRDNFSVRDYPLPGSQTFPEGVAVDAARGVAYTGSAASGTIYAVNLASGAVSTFAEGGGHGRASALGLKVDAQGRVWAAGGASGTVSVLRPDGFPVAILNTPKSPNAYVNDLTPAPDGNVYVTDSSRPVIFRVTPDLKLSAWLDLSGTPIRYAPGINLNGIVPTPDGRALLAVQLNTGDLWRIDLRTKAMRRVMGGLTRGDGLLLDGRTLYVVRNAEQVITKVTLNADWTAGQVVAEEPLMGLRFPTTLAAVGGDLIVAQGQLDKLQGGTPETPFKLTRFKKF, encoded by the coding sequence ATGCGACTCACCTCGGGCAGACTGAATGCCGGCCAACGCACCCTGATCACGGCGGCCCTGCTGGGCAGCGCGGCCCTGACCGGAACCGGACTGGCGGGCGGGGCCACCCAGCCGGTGCCCGCCCCGGCCTCCACACCGCTGAAAGCCACGGCGGCCCTGCGCGACACGGCCGGGCAGGTGCTGGGCACCGCTACCCTCGAGCAGCAGGGGGCAGGCGTGCGGATCACGGTGAATGTGACTGGCCTGAAGCCCGGCCAGCACGGCATGCACGTCCATGAGTACGGGCGCTGCACGCCCGGCGTGGACGCCGCGACGAACACGGTCGTGGCGTTCGGCGGGGCGGGCGGGCACTTCGATCCTGGCATGAGCCGCAATCACGACGATCCGCAGGCGGACAACCACGCCGGGCACGGCGGGGATCTGCCCATGCTGACGGTCGGTGCGGACGGCACCGGGCGCATGACAGTGGTGACCACCAAGGTCAGTCTGACCGGCATGACCGGTGTCCTGAACCGCTCGCTGGTGATTCACGCTCAGCCGGACGACTACCGCAGTGACCCGGCGGGCCTGACGGGCGCGCGGGAACGCTGCGGCGTGATCACGCGGGACAATTTCAGTGTCCGTGACTACCCGCTGCCCGGCTCCCAGACCTTCCCGGAAGGTGTGGCGGTCGATGCAGCGCGGGGCGTGGCCTACACGGGCAGCGCAGCTAGCGGCACGATCTACGCCGTGAACCTCGCCAGCGGGGCCGTGTCGACCTTCGCCGAGGGGGGCGGGCACGGCCGGGCGTCTGCGCTGGGCCTGAAGGTGGACGCGCAGGGCCGCGTGTGGGCGGCGGGCGGCGCGAGCGGCACGGTCAGTGTCCTGCGCCCCGATGGTTTCCCGGTCGCGATCCTGAACACCCCGAAGTCCCCGAACGCGTACGTCAATGACCTGACGCCCGCCCCGGACGGGAACGTGTATGTCACGGATTCCAGCCGCCCCGTGATTTTCCGGGTCACGCCGGATCTGAAGCTGAGCGCGTGGCTCGACCTGAGCGGCACGCCCATCCGGTACGCGCCGGGCATCAACCTGAATGGGATCGTGCCCACCCCGGACGGGCGGGCGCTGCTGGCGGTGCAGCTGAACACGGGTGACCTGTGGCGAATCGACCTGCGTACGAAGGCCATGCGGCGCGTCATGGGCGGCCTGACCCGCGGGGACGGCCTGCTGCTGGACGGCCGGACGCTGTACGTGGTGCGCAACGCCGAGCAGGTGATCACGAAGGTCACCCTGAACGCCGACTGGACGGCGGGGCAGGTCGTGGCCGAGGAACCGCTGATGGGACTGCGGTTTCCCACGACCCTCGCCGCGGTCGGTGGGGACCTGATCGTCGCGCAGGGCCAGCTCGACAAGTTGCAGGGCGGCACGCCCGAGACGCCCTTCAAACTGACACGGTTCAAGAAATTCTGA
- a CDS encoding PQQ-dependent sugar dehydrogenase, protein MKTLTHLLGLAALLSAGALAQTAPPTPRPIAPGEPPVTVTATRNEPTPLEFTADKLARLKVPAGFTLKVMATGLGNARMLHVMPDGGIYLSRRAQGDVWYLKDTNRDGLIRATERRQVAQNMKLAHGLDVRDGKLYVVGEKTIWVMDIARDGGLSVPRVFADGFPDAGQHPARSLKWGPDGYLYASFGSTNNDAPTPNPEEATMLRISPDGKTREIFARGLRHTIGFGWHPVSGVLYGADQGSDWHGDNIPPEEINVIQRGKNYGWPFCYGDKQPDPYVNVGNIPGKITKAEYCAGTQGSVLNYTAHAAAIAMTYYTGTQFPAEYRNDAFIAYRGSWNRTEPSGYEIARVVFGTQNTPERIEPFVTGFVFQDGEVWKQFGRVAGVATYTDGSLLFTDDQSGVLYRVLYTGGN, encoded by the coding sequence ATGAAGACCCTGACTCACCTGCTGGGCCTCGCCGCGCTGCTGAGTGCTGGCGCCCTGGCACAGACGGCCCCACCCACCCCCCGACCCATCGCGCCCGGCGAGCCGCCCGTGACCGTCACCGCCACCCGCAACGAACCCACGCCGCTGGAGTTCACGGCGGACAAGCTCGCTCGCCTGAAGGTGCCGGCCGGGTTCACGCTGAAGGTCATGGCGACCGGGCTGGGGAACGCCCGCATGCTGCACGTCATGCCCGACGGCGGCATCTACCTGTCGCGCCGCGCGCAGGGGGACGTGTGGTACCTGAAGGACACCAACCGGGACGGTCTGATCCGCGCGACCGAGCGGCGGCAGGTGGCGCAGAACATGAAGCTGGCGCACGGCCTGGATGTCAGGGACGGCAAACTGTACGTGGTGGGCGAGAAGACCATCTGGGTGATGGACATCGCCCGTGACGGCGGACTGAGCGTGCCGCGCGTGTTCGCCGACGGCTTCCCGGACGCCGGACAGCACCCCGCCCGCAGCCTGAAATGGGGCCCGGACGGCTACCTGTACGCCAGCTTCGGCTCGACGAACAATGACGCGCCCACACCCAACCCCGAGGAGGCCACCATGCTGCGCATCAGCCCGGACGGGAAGACCCGCGAGATCTTCGCGCGTGGGCTGCGGCACACCATCGGCTTCGGCTGGCACCCGGTCAGTGGCGTGCTGTACGGCGCGGATCAGGGCAGCGACTGGCACGGCGACAACATCCCCCCCGAGGAGATCAATGTCATTCAGCGCGGGAAGAACTACGGCTGGCCCTTCTGCTACGGCGACAAGCAGCCCGACCCGTACGTGAACGTGGGCAACATCCCCGGGAAGATCACGAAAGCCGAGTACTGCGCGGGCACGCAGGGCAGCGTCCTGAACTACACGGCGCACGCGGCGGCCATCGCCATGACCTACTACACCGGTACGCAGTTCCCGGCCGAGTACCGCAACGACGCGTTCATCGCGTACCGCGGCTCGTGGAACCGCACCGAGCCCAGCGGCTACGAGATTGCCCGCGTGGTGTTCGGCACGCAGAACACCCCCGAGCGGATCGAGCCGTTCGTGACCGGGTTCGTCTTCCAGGACGGCGAAGTCTGGAAGCAGTTCGGCCGGGTGGCGGGCGTCGCCACGTACACCGACGGCAGCCTGCTGTTCACGGACGACCAGAGCGGCGTCCTCTACCGCGTGCTGTACACGGGAGGGAACTGA
- a CDS encoding CBS domain-containing protein: protein MTTPLLVKDAMHARAVTLSPHSTLTDAVVTMQELRVKRLPVVQDGRVVGIVTDGEVRRALPTLSEGLTPWAFTDRVGRVRARDIMRRPVLTVTPDAALTAALRLMLDRRVGGLPVVDENGDLRGMLTLTDVLRAEGRAARLHWGAVEQHMTRGVVTVTPGTPASEAAATLKVTRLHVLPVVQGSQLRGVLHEKDLTAAVDRAGATHGPTVLADQFFLSGLTAADLMRPPTGYVTESVPMRDALTRMLDLDVHGLPVITEDGDLLGVVTISDVIRTVLGEIVST from the coding sequence ATGACTACCCCCCTGCTCGTGAAGGACGCCATGCACGCCCGCGCGGTCACGCTCTCGCCCCACAGCACCCTGACGGACGCCGTGGTCACCATGCAGGAACTGCGCGTCAAGCGCCTGCCGGTCGTGCAGGACGGCCGCGTGGTCGGGATCGTCACGGACGGCGAGGTGCGCCGCGCGCTGCCCACCCTGAGCGAGGGCCTGACGCCGTGGGCGTTCACGGACCGCGTGGGGCGCGTGCGGGCGCGGGACATCATGCGCCGCCCGGTGCTGACCGTCACGCCCGACGCGGCCCTGACGGCGGCGCTGCGCCTGATGCTGGACCGGCGCGTGGGCGGCCTGCCCGTCGTGGACGAGAACGGCGACCTGCGCGGCATGCTGACCCTGACGGACGTCCTGCGCGCCGAGGGCCGCGCCGCGCGGCTGCACTGGGGTGCGGTCGAGCAGCACATGACCAGGGGCGTCGTGACCGTCACGCCCGGCACGCCCGCCAGTGAGGCCGCCGCCACGCTGAAGGTCACGCGCCTGCACGTCCTGCCCGTCGTGCAGGGCAGCCAGCTGCGCGGCGTGCTGCACGAGAAGGACCTCACGGCCGCCGTGGACCGCGCCGGGGCCACGCACGGGCCCACCGTCCTGGCCGATCAGTTCTTCCTGAGTGGCCTCACGGCCGCCGACCTGATGCGCCCCCCCACCGGGTACGTCACCGAGAGCGTTCCCATGCGCGACGCGCTGACCCGCATGCTGGACCTGGACGTGCACGGCCTGCCAGTCATCACGGAGGACGGGGACCTGCTGGGCGTCGTGACGATCAGTGACGTGATCCGCACGGTGCTGGGCGAGATCGTGAGCACATAG
- the ribF gene encoding riboflavin biosynthesis protein RibF: MKTYVSPGQRPDTATVVAVGSFDGVHLGHQALIAQLKAKAREHRVPSVVYTFDPPTRVLTQGVEFLSTLPEKLDLLARYGVDETIAASFTPEFASRPKEAFLDDLRLLRPRAIVVGEDFHFGRGRAGSAADLREVAPEVVVVPIHGLSGEDIKSTRVREYLKSGDVDGARRLLGRHYDAQGVVVQGDQLGRTIGWPTANISVPDGKALPLGVFAVVAVGDHGRWHGMANVGFRPTVNGQDRRFEVHLFDYSGDLYGQELQIKFFTHLRGEQKFSGLDELKAQIARDAQAARDALKDVR; this comes from the coding sequence GTGAAGACGTACGTGTCGCCCGGCCAGCGCCCGGATACCGCCACGGTGGTCGCGGTGGGGTCGTTCGACGGGGTGCACCTGGGGCATCAGGCGCTGATCGCGCAGCTGAAGGCCAAGGCGCGCGAGCACCGGGTGCCCAGCGTGGTGTACACCTTCGATCCGCCCACGCGGGTCCTGACGCAGGGCGTGGAGTTCCTGTCCACCCTCCCGGAGAAACTGGACCTGCTGGCCCGCTACGGTGTGGACGAGACCATCGCGGCGTCGTTCACGCCGGAGTTCGCGTCCCGCCCGAAGGAGGCGTTCCTGGATGACCTGCGCCTGCTGCGCCCCCGCGCGATCGTCGTCGGCGAGGACTTCCACTTCGGGCGGGGCCGCGCCGGGAGCGCCGCAGACCTGCGCGAGGTCGCGCCGGAGGTCGTCGTGGTGCCGATTCACGGCCTGAGCGGCGAGGACATCAAGAGCACCCGCGTGCGCGAGTACCTCAAGAGCGGCGACGTGGACGGCGCGCGCCGCCTGCTGGGCCGCCACTACGACGCGCAGGGCGTGGTCGTGCAGGGCGATCAGCTGGGGCGCACCATCGGCTGGCCCACCGCGAACATCAGCGTGCCGGACGGCAAGGCGCTGCCGCTGGGCGTATTCGCCGTCGTCGCCGTCGGGGATCATGGGCGCTGGCACGGCATGGCGAACGTCGGCTTCCGCCCGACCGTGAACGGTCAGGACCGCCGCTTCGAGGTCCACCTGTTCGACTACAGCGGCGACCTGTACGGGCAGGAGTTGCAGATCAAGTTCTTCACGCACCTGCGCGGCGAGCAGAAATTCAGCGGCCTGGACGAACTGAAAGCCCAGATTGCCCGCGACGCACAGGCGGCCCGCGACGCTCTGAAAGACGTCCGGTAA
- a CDS encoding NUDIX domain-containing protein, which produces MTGETTGETRVVYDGRIVRLELLGGKWEVVRHADAVAVLALNTRGEMLLVRQERRAVGAFTVEAPAGLIDPGETPEQAARRELQEEAGLDGDVTLITRFYASPGFCDEFLHVFEATNLRESRLPHDEDEEGIEVLWLPPAQVLAGLRDGSLVGSASTVAAAMHAVILLAGRPGGA; this is translated from the coding sequence ATGACCGGCGAGACGACGGGTGAGACGAGGGTGGTGTATGACGGGCGGATCGTGCGCCTGGAACTCTTAGGCGGCAAGTGGGAGGTGGTGCGGCACGCGGACGCAGTGGCGGTGCTGGCCCTGAACACGCGCGGGGAGATGCTGCTGGTCCGCCAGGAACGGCGCGCGGTGGGCGCGTTCACGGTGGAGGCCCCGGCCGGGCTGATCGATCCCGGCGAGACGCCCGAGCAGGCGGCGCGGCGCGAGTTGCAGGAGGAGGCGGGTCTGGACGGCGACGTGACGCTGATCACGCGCTTCTACGCCAGCCCGGGCTTCTGCGACGAGTTCCTGCACGTGTTCGAGGCGACGAACCTCCGCGAGAGCAGGCTGCCGCACGACGAGGACGAGGAGGGGATCGAGGTGCTGTGGTTGCCGCCCGCGCAGGTGCTGGCGGGGCTGCGGGACGGGTCGCTGGTGGGCAGCGCGTCCACGGTGGCGGCCGCCATGCACGCCGTGATCCTGCTCGCGGGCCGCCCGGGGGGCGCGTGA
- a CDS encoding DUF6174 domain-containing protein: MTPSVRRTVPRVLLTGLLAAVTGAALAGGGSGPRTGAPTTAPFGCRAGYVRPDFRALNAQLTQARALWASQRPANYTYDVNQIAAPVLFPGTRVTIRGGRVTGATLAPGQEGTVNPALSARTMDARFDEMAATLNAQAKAPCPIVRQTFDPTYGYPTRFASGLGDEGIMDGFGEWNISNFTVN, from the coding sequence ATGACCCCCAGCGTCCGCCGCACCGTCCCCCGCGTCCTCCTGACCGGCCTGCTGGCCGCCGTGACCGGCGCGGCCCTCGCGGGTGGCGGCAGCGGCCCCCGGACCGGCGCGCCCACCACCGCCCCGTTCGGCTGCCGCGCCGGGTACGTCCGCCCCGACTTCCGCGCCCTGAACGCCCAGCTGACCCAGGCCCGCGCCCTGTGGGCCAGCCAGCGCCCCGCGAACTACACCTACGACGTGAACCAGATCGCCGCGCCCGTCCTGTTCCCCGGCACCCGCGTCACCATCCGCGGCGGCCGCGTGACCGGCGCGACCCTGGCCCCCGGACAGGAAGGCACTGTGAACCCCGCCCTGTCCGCCCGCACCATGGACGCCCGCTTCGACGAGATGGCCGCCACCCTGAACGCCCAGGCGAAAGCCCCCTGCCCCATCGTCCGGCAGACCTTCGACCCCACCTACGGCTACCCCACCCGCTTCGCGTCCGGCCTCGGCGACGAGGGCATCATGGACGGCTTCGGCGAGTGGAACATCAGCAACTTCACGGTGAACTGA
- a CDS encoding 1,4-dihydroxy-6-naphthoate synthase, whose amino-acid sequence MSTDALSPVSSPESSAELPAVLNLGYSFCPNDTFIFHALHAGLVQGPLPVREVLEDVQTLNEWAVAGRLPMTKISYRAYFEVLEDYVALRAGGALGRGVGPLVVTRGDVQDLNGRTVASPGALTTAELLLRLVFPAVNVVRMRYDEVMPAVQRGEHAGQPIDAGLIIHESRFTFHEYGLSRLLDLGAWWEQETGLPLPLGAILVRRDLPHDVQRGLNAAVRASLEYAYAHPDAARAYIREHALEMSDEVMQAHIDLYVNSFSLDVGEEGERAVRELHRRAVEVGATRPSEWPLFVE is encoded by the coding sequence ATGAGCACGGACGCCCTCTCCCCTGTTTCGTCCCCCGAGTCCTCCGCCGAGCTGCCTGCGGTGCTGAACCTGGGGTACTCGTTCTGCCCGAACGACACGTTCATCTTTCACGCGCTGCACGCGGGGCTGGTGCAGGGGCCGCTGCCGGTGCGGGAGGTGCTCGAAGACGTGCAGACCCTGAACGAGTGGGCGGTGGCGGGGCGGCTGCCGATGACGAAGATCAGTTACCGCGCTTACTTCGAGGTGCTGGAGGACTACGTGGCGCTGCGCGCGGGCGGGGCGCTGGGACGGGGCGTGGGCCCGCTGGTCGTGACGCGCGGGGACGTGCAGGATCTGAACGGCCGCACGGTGGCGTCGCCGGGGGCGCTGACTACGGCGGAACTGCTGCTGCGGCTGGTGTTCCCGGCCGTGAACGTGGTGCGGATGCGCTACGACGAGGTGATGCCTGCCGTGCAGCGCGGCGAGCACGCGGGGCAACCCATTGACGCGGGGCTGATCATCCACGAGTCGCGCTTCACCTTCCACGAGTACGGCCTGAGCCGACTGCTGGATCTGGGCGCGTGGTGGGAACAGGAGACGGGTCTGCCGCTGCCGCTGGGCGCGATCCTGGTGCGCCGCGACCTGCCGCACGACGTGCAGCGCGGCCTGAACGCGGCAGTGCGGGCCAGTCTGGAGTACGCGTACGCGCATCCGGACGCGGCCCGCGCGTACATCCGCGAGCATGCGCTGGAGATGTCGGACGAGGTGATGCAGGCGCACATCGACCTGTACGTGAACTCCTTCAGCCTGGACGTCGGCGAGGAGGGTGAGCGGGCCGTGCGGGAACTGCACCGCCGCGCGGTGGAGGTCGGGGCGACCCGCCCCAGCGAGTGGCCGCTGTTTGTGGAGTGA
- a CDS encoding alpha/beta fold hydrolase: protein MKRTLTTLTAFLATAALAGGAQGQTVPDRGTVTVNGSTVFYKATGSGQPLLLIHGYPLSGELFKNNRALLARNFRVITVDLPGFGLSRAPNADASIENYASTVLGVMDALKLNQVVAGGMSMGGMTLFQMYKMAPERFRGLIFIDTTADPSGVAEKVNWLGTGQQAQEKGVASLVDILMPRMLTGQSRMTMPNQVMHLGSLVKQASLNGAVGGATALANRPDANPILPTIRVPTLYLFGAEDNLTPPEVAMKMQMNTPGSRLVLIPGAGHAATFEKASAAARAMNDFALSLR, encoded by the coding sequence ATGAAACGTACCCTGACCACCCTGACTGCCTTCCTCGCCACCGCTGCTCTCGCCGGGGGTGCCCAGGGGCAGACCGTACCCGACCGCGGCACCGTGACCGTGAACGGCTCGACCGTGTTCTACAAGGCGACCGGCAGTGGCCAGCCGCTGCTGCTGATCCACGGGTACCCGCTGAGCGGCGAGCTGTTCAAGAACAACCGCGCGCTGCTCGCCCGGAACTTCCGCGTGATCACCGTGGACCTGCCCGGCTTCGGCCTGAGCCGCGCCCCGAACGCGGACGCCAGCATCGAGAACTACGCCAGCACCGTGCTGGGCGTCATGGACGCCCTGAAACTGAACCAAGTGGTGGCGGGCGGCATGAGCATGGGCGGCATGACGCTGTTCCAGATGTACAAGATGGCCCCCGAGCGCTTCAGGGGCCTGATCTTCATCGACACGACCGCCGATCCCAGCGGCGTGGCCGAGAAGGTCAACTGGCTGGGCACCGGGCAGCAGGCGCAGGAGAAGGGCGTGGCGAGCCTCGTGGACATCCTGATGCCGCGCATGCTGACCGGCCAGAGCCGCATGACGATGCCCAATCAGGTCATGCACCTGGGCAGCCTGGTGAAGCAGGCCAGCCTGAACGGCGCGGTGGGCGGCGCGACGGCCCTGGCCAACCGCCCGGACGCGAATCCCATCCTGCCGACCATCCGGGTGCCCACCCTGTACCTGTTCGGCGCGGAGGACAACCTGACGCCGCCCGAGGTCGCCATGAAGATGCAGATGAACACCCCGGGCAGCCGACTGGTGCTGATTCCCGGCGCGGGGCACGCCGCGACCTTCGAGAAGGCCAGCGCCGCGGCGCGCGCCATGAACGACTTCGCCCTCAGCCTGCGCTGA
- the dgt gene encoding dGTP triphosphohydrolase, with protein sequence MFTRPDLEAREAATLAPYATLSRDHGGREHAEDESETRTAFQKDRDRVLHTTAFRRLEAKTQVFLSAAGDHYRTRLTHTLEVQQVARSVALSLGLNETLSETIALAHDLGHPPFGHAGERVLNQLLEGEGGFNHNLQARRIVTLLEHPKGEYPGLNLTHDTLDGLNKHHRAGLGQPSLEAQLVDAADALAYTAHDLDDGLRSGLITPHQLTDLPLWAELTRRAGLHGHDLSEQGRRTLHRHLLGWLIRDLTHASHASITASGVTTPADVRAQPTRLITYSPDMRDLLRDTGTFLREHLYRHWRVEMQVEQATQVLQSLYHALMNRPSMLPPTYRALAASEGQPRATCDYLSGMTDRYALDTHAGITPGGTPALWPR encoded by the coding sequence ATGTTCACCCGCCCGGATCTGGAAGCGCGCGAGGCCGCCACGCTGGCCCCCTACGCCACCCTCAGCCGCGACCACGGCGGACGCGAACACGCAGAAGACGAAAGCGAGACCCGCACCGCCTTCCAGAAGGACCGCGACCGGGTGCTGCACACCACCGCCTTCCGCCGCCTGGAAGCCAAGACGCAGGTGTTCCTCTCGGCCGCCGGGGACCACTACCGCACCCGCCTGACCCACACCCTGGAAGTGCAGCAGGTCGCCCGCAGCGTCGCCCTGAGCCTCGGCCTGAACGAGACGCTCTCCGAGACCATCGCCCTCGCCCACGACCTCGGGCACCCCCCGTTCGGGCACGCCGGGGAACGCGTCCTGAACCAGCTCCTGGAAGGCGAGGGCGGCTTCAACCACAACCTCCAGGCGCGGCGCATCGTCACGCTGCTCGAACACCCCAAGGGCGAGTACCCGGGCCTGAACCTCACCCACGACACCCTGGACGGCCTGAACAAACACCACCGCGCGGGCCTGGGTCAACCCAGCCTGGAAGCGCAGCTCGTGGACGCCGCCGACGCCCTCGCTTACACCGCGCACGACCTCGACGACGGCCTGCGCAGCGGCCTCATCACCCCCCACCAGCTGACCGACCTGCCCCTGTGGGCCGAACTCACCCGCCGCGCCGGACTGCACGGGCACGACCTCAGCGAACAGGGCCGCCGCACCCTGCACCGCCACCTGCTCGGCTGGCTGATCCGCGACCTCACCCACGCCAGCCACGCCAGCATCACCGCCAGCGGCGTCACCACCCCCGCCGACGTCCGCGCGCAGCCCACCCGCCTCATCACCTACAGCCCCGACATGCGCGACCTGCTGCGCGACACCGGCACCTTCCTGCGCGAACACCTCTACCGCCACTGGCGCGTCGAGATGCAGGTCGAACAGGCCACCCAGGTCCTCCAGAGCCTGTACCACGCCCTGATGAACCGCCCCAGCATGCTCCCGCCCACCTACCGCGCCCTCGCCGCCAGCGAAGGCCAGCCGCGCGCCACCTGCGACTACCTCAGCGGCATGACCGACCGCTACGCGCTGGACACGCACGCTGGCATCACCCCCGGCGGCACCCCCGCCCTCTGGCCCCGCTGA
- a CDS encoding globin domain-containing protein has protein sequence MTAPISLNAGGSLYDRIGPDALSALVTRFYSYVAQEPLLTPIFPDDLTLTAEKQLAFLTGFLGGPPLYHERYGHPRLRARHLPFEITPARARAWLACMNAALRDTPPIGAEQISVDDARELYAALSRVAVHMVNAEDHPAS, from the coding sequence ATGACGGCGCCCATCTCCCTGAACGCGGGCGGCAGCCTGTACGACCGGATCGGTCCGGACGCCCTGTCTGCCCTCGTCACGCGGTTCTACTCGTACGTGGCGCAGGAGCCGCTGCTCACGCCGATCTTCCCGGACGACCTGACCCTGACCGCCGAGAAGCAACTGGCGTTCCTGACCGGCTTCCTGGGCGGCCCACCGCTGTACCACGAGCGCTACGGGCACCCGCGTCTGCGCGCGCGGCACCTGCCGTTCGAGATCACCCCGGCGCGCGCGCGGGCGTGGCTGGCGTGCATGAACGCGGCGCTGCGCGACACGCCGCCGATCGGCGCGGAGCAGATCAGCGTGGACGACGCGCGGGAACTGTACGCGGCCCTGTCGCGCGTGGCGGTGCACATGGTGAACGCAGAGGACCACCCCGCCTCCTGA
- a CDS encoding ABC transporter permease: MLTLLSLEFRKLFGARSVRLALLVTLLLPLLWAFAPRLDQLFAPGQAVALVSGWQLPFISIFTSIQFLLPLFIAVMAAEMIGAEVAHGTLAPLLLRPVDRTRVILSKLIVAITYPFILLLVTLLGSLIAGLPLGYGNFQGGTGLGAGGLVGVGTLTSEAAFGEVLRGTLLAGVSLMPIAALALLFGILYLNTAAAALATFATLIVMRLFVVLPQAIQPVLLTNYFQLFLPSNQDTLGKDVILLLIYTVGFGLLSIFAFDRRDV, encoded by the coding sequence ATGCTGACCTTGCTCAGCCTGGAATTCCGCAAACTGTTCGGCGCGCGCAGCGTCCGGCTGGCGCTGCTCGTCACGCTGCTGCTGCCGCTGCTGTGGGCGTTCGCGCCGCGCCTGGACCAGCTGTTCGCGCCGGGTCAGGCGGTCGCGCTGGTCAGCGGGTGGCAGCTGCCGTTCATCAGCATCTTCACGAGCATCCAGTTCCTGCTGCCGCTGTTCATCGCCGTGATGGCCGCCGAGATGATCGGCGCGGAGGTCGCGCACGGCACGCTGGCGCCGCTGCTGCTGCGCCCCGTGGACCGCACCCGCGTGATCCTCAGCAAGCTGATCGTGGCGATCACGTACCCGTTCATCCTGCTGCTCGTGACGCTGCTCGGGTCGCTCATCGCGGGCCTGCCCCTGGGGTACGGCAACTTTCAGGGCGGCACCGGGCTGGGCGCCGGCGGCCTGGTGGGCGTCGGCACGCTGACCAGCGAGGCGGCCTTCGGTGAGGTCCTGCGCGGCACGCTGCTCGCCGGGGTGTCCCTGATGCCCATCGCGGCGCTGGCGCTGCTGTTCGGCATCCTGTACCTGAACACCGCCGCCGCCGCGCTGGCGACCTTCGCGACGCTGATCGTCATGCGGCTGTTCGTGGTGCTGCCCCAGGCGATCCAGCCGGTGCTGCTCACGAACTACTTCCAGCTGTTCCTGCCCAGCAACCAGGACACGCTGGGCAAGGACGTCATCCTGCTGCTGATCTACACGGTGGGGTTCGGCTTGCTGAGCATCTTCGCGTTCGACCGCCGCGACGTGTAA